In Gadus chalcogrammus isolate NIFS_2021 chromosome 13, NIFS_Gcha_1.0, whole genome shotgun sequence, a single genomic region encodes these proteins:
- the LOC130401560 gene encoding serine/threonine-protein phosphatase 6 regulatory ankyrin repeat subunit C-like yields MGLLNIVDQSPLVQAIFSRNAEEVKFLLLHQEDVNSLDQDHRSPLHAAAYLGDIQIMDLLISSGGDVNAKDQSWLTPLHRAAASRNKKAVCLLLNHGADADTKDKSWLTPLHVSAANWATGCADALIPHLTSLDTADKSGRTALLHAAYSGQDEMVDLLLKRGASVGVGDEKERQPIHWAANLGHLEIVKLLVGRGADVMCKDTQGYTPLHAAAGGGQLDVVKYLLTLNVEIDEGNVFGNSALHMACHTGQEAVAIELMNCGANVNQTNHHGYTPLHLAAISTSGTLCLELLVNNAADVNIQSKEGKSPLHMAAIHGRFTRSQILIQNGAEIDCTDMHGNTPLHVAARFGHELLIVTLISNGADVAKQGIDGMLPLHLAALYGFPDCCHKLLTSGQLYKMTPSPTNEPTAPAGFDINTPDSHGRTCLHAAASGGNVDCLNLLLHSGANQSIKDKLGRSPLHYAAANGSSQCTMGQVRGGAEVNEVDLMGCTPLHYAAASHTFSREDRQDSGYYDHEERAKEAYLCLEYLLDNGANPALKNGKGYSAMHFAAAYGNRQHLELLLEMSFNCLGEGESNLPVSPLHLAAYNGHCEALRVLTETLVSLDVRDSQGRTALYLAAQRGFARCVEMLLKHGATCLLKDYRRKWTPLHAAAAEGHMDSLLILVNREESADILDSTDVQGQTALMLAALGSHTDCVHILLEKGAAANSADKKGCTALHRAAVMGSEGCVCALLEHGAAALGRDSQGRTPLHQAACCGHTQLLGYLIKAAVQADTLDCMLDFSGYTPTHWAAYHGHEECLRILLENKPLTNQEGHSFTPLHCALVNGQCGAAKLLMESGGAPMVNTRDPKGRSPLHAAAYSEKVDGLQLVLDQGAEVNAVDGSGRSALMVAADRGQSMAVEMLLQQAKPDLTLLDVNNNTALHLACSKGHEMCALLILGEISDTSLINAANCALQMPLHIAARKGLATVVQVLLSRGAAVMAVDAEGCTPALSCAPNKKVADCLALILSMMKPSPPKEPSNFNANLKHCGISMFCGDTGNLNHAYTEKCCSSVGLQHCLTE; encoded by the exons ATGGGATTACTGAATATCGTTGACCAG TCTCCGTTGGTCCAGGCCATATTCAGCCGTAATGCTGAGGAAGTGAAGTTTCTGTTGCTCCACCAGGAAGATGTCAACTCCCTG GACCAAGACCATCGTAGCCCGCTACATGCTGCTGCTTATCTAGGAGATATCCAAATTATGGACTTGCTCATCAGTTCCG GTGGAGATGTAAATGCCAAGGACCAGAGTTGGCTGACGCCTCTACATCGAGCAGCTGCCTCCAGGAACAAG AAGGCTGTTTGCTTGCTCCTGAATCATGGAGCAGATGCAGACACTAAAGACAAATCCTGGCTCACACCTTTACACGTGTCAGCGGCTAACTGGGCTACAGGCTGCGCAGACGCTCTCATACCACACCTTACCAGCCTGGATACTGCTGACAAATCAGGGAGAACAGCCCTGCTTCATGCAGCCTACAGTGGGCAGGACGAG ATGGTGGATCTGCTTCTCAAAAGAGGAGCTAGCGTTGGTGTCGGTGACGAGAAGGAACGGCAGCCAATACATTGGGCTGCAAACCTTG GACACTTGGAGATAGTGAAGCTGTTGGTAGGTCGTGGCGCTGACGTGATGTGCAAGGACACACAGGGCTACACCCCTCTGCATGCTGCCGCTGGAGGGGGGCAGCTGGACGTGGTGAAGTACCTGCTAACACTCAACGTCGAG ATTGATGAGGGCAACGTGTTCGGGAACTCGGCCCTTCACATGGCGTGCCATACAGGACAGGAGGCCGTCGCCATTGAGCTCATGAACTGCGGTGCCAACGTCAACCAGACCAATCACCATGGTTACACGCCACTGCATCTGGCAGCCATCTCCACCAGTGGGACACTTTGTCTGGAACTACTGGTCAATAATGCCGCAGACGTCAACATACAG AGCAAGGAAGGGAAGAGCCCTCTGCATATGGCTGCTATCCATGGACGCTTCACTCGCTCCCAGATCCTTATCCAAAATG GTGCAGAGATTGACTGCACGGATATGCATGGAAATACTCCCCTTCATGTGGCTGCTAGGTTTGGGCACGAGTTGTTGATCGTCACCTTGATATCCAATGGTGCTGACGTAGCCAA ACAAGGGATCGATGGGATGCTCCCACTGCATCTGGCCGCACTCTACGGCTTTCCCGACTGTTGTCACAAGCTATTAACCTCAG GTCAGTTGTACAAAATGACGCCGTCTCCGACAAACGAGCCTACGGCCCCCGCTGGTTTTGACATCAACACCCCGGACAGCCACGGAAGGACGTGCTTGCACGCCGCTGCCTCCGGAGG aAATGTGGATTGTCTAAACCTGCTATTGCACAGTGGTGCCAACCAGAGCATCAAGGACAAATTGGGAAG ATCTCCATTGCACTACGCTGCAGCCAATGGGAGCAGCCAGTGCACGATGGGCCAGGTCAGAGGTGGGGCCGAGGTGAACGAGGTGGATCTGATGGGCTGCACCCCCTTACACTACGCCGCTGCTTCCCACACCTTCAGCAG agaggacagacaggatTCCGGTTATTATGACCATGAGGAAAGGGCAAAGGAAGCCTATTT atgtctAGAGTATTTGCTTGACAACGGGGCGAACCCTGCCCTGAAGAATGGCAAGGGATACAGCGCCATGCACTTTGCAGCAGCTTACGGCAACAGACAGCACCTGGAGCTG ctctTGGAGATGTCCTTTAACTGCctcggggagggagagagtaaccTTCCCGTCAGCCCTTTGCACTTAGCG GCGTACAACGGTCACTGCGAGGCGCTGCGTGTGCTGACAGAGACGCTGGTGAGTCTAGACGTGCGAGACTCTCAGGGTCGCACTGCTCTGTACCTGGCCGCCCAGAGAGGCTTCGCCCGCTGTGTGGAGATGCTGCTCAAACACGGGGCCACCTGCCTCCTCAAGGACTACAGACGCAAGTGGACTCCTCTCCatgctgcag CTGCTGAAGGCCACATGGACTCTCTGCTCATCCTGGTcaacagagaggagagcgcAGATATCTTGGACAGCACAGACGTACAGGGACA GACCGCATTAATGCTGGCGGCCCTGGGCAGTCACACGGACTGCGTCCACATCCTGCTGGAGAAAGGCGCTGCCGCCAATTCAGCAGACAAGAAGGGCTGCACCGCCTTGCACAGGGCT GCCGTCATGGGCAGTGAgggctgtgtgtgcgcgctgctGGAGCACGGGGCCGCCGCTCTGGGCAGGGACTCTCAGGGAAGGACCCCGCTGCACCAGGCGGCGTGCTGCGGCCACACCCAGCTCCTGGGCTACCTGATCAAGGCCGCGGTGCAGGCGGACACCCTGGACTGCATGCTGGACTTCAGTGGGTACACGCCCACCCACTGGGCGGCCTACCACG GTCATGAGGAATGCTTGAGAATTTTACTTGAAAATAAACCACTCACCAACCAAGAGGGACACTCGTTCACACCTTTGCACTGTGCTCT AGTGAATGGCCAATGTGGTGCAGCCAAGCTGCTGATGGAGAGTGGCGGGGCTCCCATGGTCAACACCAGGGACCCTAAAGGAAG GTCCCCGCTGCACGCCGCTGCCTATTCTGAAAAGGTGGACGGCCTCCAGCTGGTCCTGGATCAGGGGGCCGAGGTCAACGCCGTGGACGGCTCCGGGCGGTCCGCTCTGATGGTGGCCGCCGACCGTGGACAGTCCATGGCCGTCG AGATGTTGCTCCAGCAGGCTAAGCCAGACTTGACCCTTCTGGATGTCAACAATAACACCGCTCTGCACCTAGCTTGCAGCAAG GGCCATGAGATGTGTGCCCTGTTGATCCTGGGGGAGATCAGCGATACTTCCCTCATAAACGCAGCCAACTGTGCTCTCCAAAT GCCCCTACACATAGCAGCCAGGAAAGGTCTAGCCACAGTCGTCCAAGTGCTACTCAGCAGAGGTGCCGCTGTAATGGCTGTAGATGCAGAAG GGTGCACACCAGCCCTGTCTTGTGCCCCAAACAAGAAGGTGGCAGACTGTCTGGCCTTGATCCTCTCCATGATGAAGCCTTCCCCTCCGAAAGAGCCCTCCAACTTCAACGCTAACCTCAAGCACTGTGGAATCTCCATGTTCTGCGGGGATACCGGCAATCTCAATCACGCCTATACTGAGAAGTGCTGCAGCAGCGTTGGCCTGCAGCACTGCCTTACTGAGTga
- the npepl1 gene encoding probable aminopeptidase NPEPL1 — translation MKMANVLLEFKAAAGDSEPQSRPVLVIGQQNNLQQVNWSQIKGKLQPAVSKEVWLAALAALSPNPTDSCPLYLNHATVAALPARVSRHNSPSSAHFVSRLVRSCLPGGNNRCIVMVCERSDVFASSCAISRAFPTFSRRSASSRRTEKKKVTVEFIVVGQESSSVEPAELQCLANAADGVRLAARIVDTPCNEMNTDHFLDEIKAVGAELSITPVIIRGEELKQKGFGGIYGVGKAAEHPPALAVLSHTPAGATQTIAWVGKGIVYDTGGLSIKGKTTMPGMKRDCGGAAAILGAFKATVKQGFKDNLHAVFCLAENAVGPTATRPDDIHTLYSGKTVEINNTDAEGRLVLSDGVVYASKDLSADIILDMATLTGAQGISTGKHHAAVLTNSEAWEAACVRAGRSSGDLAHPLVYCPELHFSEFTSALADMKNSVADRENAQSSCAGLFIAAHLGFDWPGVWVHVDMAYPVHVGERATGFGVALLMALFGQASDDAMLNKVSPLSLDSGAAGDGTGRDCKRRRLV, via the exons ATGAAGATGGCGAACGTGCTGCTGGAGTTCAAGGCTGCTGCCGGAGACTCAGAGCCCCAAAGCCGCCCCGTTTTAGTTATCGGACAACAAAACAATCTGCAGCAAGTTAACTGGAGCCAGATCAAGGGAAAGCTTCAACCAGCCGTTAGCAAAGAG GTTTGGCTGGCGGCTCTCGCTGCGTTGAGCCCCAACCCCACGGACAGCTGCCCCCTGTACCTGAACCATGCCACGGTGGCAGCCCTGCCCGCCAGGGTCAGCCGGCACAACAGCCCCTCCTCTGCCCACTTTGTCTCCCGCCTCGTACGGTCCTGTCTGCCCGGGGGCAACAATCGCTGCATCGTG ATGGTGTGCGAGCGCTCGGACGTGTTTGCGTCTTCCTGCGCCATCTCCCGGGCGTTCCCCACCTTCTCCCGCCGCTCTGCGTCCTCGCGCAGGACGGAGAAGAAGAAGGTCACCGTGGAGTTCATTGTGGTAGGCCAGGAGAGCAGCTCCGTGGAGCCGGCAGAGCTTCAG TGTCTTGCCAATGCTGCCGACGGCGTGAGGTTGGCTGCCCGCATCGTGGACACGCCCTGCAACGAGATGAACACTGATCACTTCCTGGAT GAGATCAAAGCCGTTGGTGCAGAGCTGTCAATCACACCTGTGATCATTCGAGGAGAGGAACTGAAGCAGAAAGGTTTTGGAG GTATTTATGGAGTGGGCAAGGCAGCAGAGCATCCCCCTGCCCTTGCAGTACTGAGCCACACACCGGCTGGGGCCACCCAGACCATTGCATGGGTGGGGAAGGGCATCGTGTACGACACTGGTGGACTCAGCATTAAGGGAAAG ACCACGATGCCAGGGATGAAGAGGGACTGCGGGGGAGCTGCAGCCATCCTGGGAGCTTTCAAAGCCACCGTTAAACAG GGCTTTAAGGACAACCTTCATGCAGTTTTCTGTCTAGCGGAGAATGCGGTTGGACCCACAGCCACGCGGCCCGATGACATTCACACGCTGTACTCTGGGAA gACTGTGGAGATCAACAACACGGATGCAGAGGGCAGACTGGTGCTCTCCGATGGAGTGGTGTATGCCAGCAAGGACCTGTCCGCAGACATCATTCTAGACATGGCCACCCTGACGGGGGCACAG GGGATCTCCACAGGGAAGCACCATGCGGCCGTGCTGACCAACAGTGAGGCATGGGAGGCGGCGTGTGTGCGGGCGGGCCGCAGCAGCGGAGACCTGGCCCACCCGCTGGTGTACTGCCCCGAGCTGCACTTCAGCGAGTTCACCTCGGCCCTGGCCGACATGAAGAACTCTGTGGCA GACCGGGAGAACGCCCAAAGCTCTTGTGCAGGCCTATTCATAGCCGCTCACCTGGGCTTCGACTGGCCTGGTGTGTGGGTCCACGTGGACATGGCCTATCCTGTCCATGTT GGCGAGCGTGCCACAGGGTTTGGCGTTGCTCTGCTCATGGCGCTGTTCGGCCAGGCCTCAGACGACGCCATGTTGAACAAAGTGTCTCCCCTGAGCTTGGACAGCGGGGCGGCGGGGGACGGCACGGGGCGGGACTGCAAGCGGAGACGACTGGTCTGA
- the gmppb gene encoding mannose-1-phosphate guanyltransferase beta: MKALILVGGYGTRLRPLTLSLPKPLVEFCNKPTLLHQVEALVQAGVDHVVLAVSYMSDLLEKEMRIQEQRLGIRISLSHEKEPLGTAGPLALARDLLCDDNEPFFVLNSDVICDFPFQEMLQFHRNHGNQGTIVVTRVEEPSKYGVVVFEAEGGRIQRFVEKPQVFVSNKINAGMYIFNPSMLQRIQLRPTSIEKEIFPVMAEEGQLYAMELQGFWMDIGQPKDFLTGMCMYLQSVRQRAPDRLCTGPGFIGNVLVDPSARIGENCSIGPNVTLGAGVVVEDGVRVRRCTVLKGARLRSHSWLDSCIVGWKCSVGQWVRMENVTVLGEDVIVSDELYLNGANVLPHKSITESVAEPRIIM; the protein is encoded by the exons ATGAAGGCCCTGATCTTGGTTGGAGGTTATGGGACCCGTCTACGCCCACTCACACTGAGTCTGCCCAAACCCCTGGTGGAGTTCTGCAATAAGCCCACCCTGCTGCACCAGGTGGAGGCGCTCGTACAG GCTGGGGTGGACCATGTTGTCTTGGCAGTGAGCTACATGTCAGATCTGCTGGAGAAGGAAATGAGAATCCAGGAACAGAGG CTCGGAATCcgtatctctctatctcatgAGAAGGAGCCTCTGGGGACAG cggGGCCTCTTGCTCTGGCCAGGGACCTACTGTGTGACGACAATGAGCCGTTCTTCGTCCTCAACTCGGACGTCATCTGTGACTTCCCATTCCAAGAGATGCTCCAGTTCCACcgaaaccatggcaaccaggGCACCATAGTG gtGACCAGGGTGGAAGAGCCCTCTAAGTATGGCGTGGTGGTGTTTGAGGCGGAGGGCGGGAGGATCCAACGCTTCGTGGAGAAGCCCCAGGTTTTCGTCTCCAACAAGATCAACGCTGGCATGTACATCTTTAACCCTAGCATGCTGCAGCGCATCcag TTGAGGCCTACGTCAATAGAGAAGGAGATCTTCCCGGTGATGGCTGAGGAGGGCCAGCTCTATGCTATGGAGCTACAGG ggttCTGGATGGACATCGGACAGCCTAAAGACTTCCTGACCGGGATGTGTATGTACCTGCAGTCAGTACGGCAACGCGCTCCAGACCGCCTCTGTACCGGTCCTGGTTTTATAGGAAACGTCCTAGTG gaCCCTTCAGCCCGTATCGGGGAGAACTGCTCCATCGGCCCCAACGTGACGCTGGGTgccggggtggtggtggaggacggtGTGAGGGTGAGGCGCTGCACGGTGCTGAAGGGGGCCCGCCTGCGCTCTCACTCCTGGTTGGACAGCTGCATCGTGGGCTGGAAGTGCTCTGTCGGCCAATGG GTGCGTATGGAGAACGTTACGGTTCTGGGTGAAGACGTCATCGTGAGCGACGAGCTCTACCTGAATGGCGCCAACGTTCTGCCGCACAAATCCATCACAGAATCCGTAGCAGAGCCACGCATCATTATGTAG
- the lmcd1 gene encoding LIM and cysteine-rich domains protein 1: protein MSRKEKTRKEGCLICKQSCPGYQQHLWRKVCGCGCSWADHTPSCDAEDDQRMGRLLADSPCSHLTTKVKGGGGLRVYKRNRMIVTNPDATRKDPTFETTTYTWCPAGVSQTLALQYMTLFPEALGAQWGEEGSLARRRRLQVQLPPYDVDPMLCKGLLSDQEISTMLLFVRGYKQEVLGVGEVALAGGADTLVEAATQRGAKEAKEKESSDGMAEETQHVCAGCGEGVAADSPAVFAERAGYHSNLWHPTCFCCSECCQGLVDLVYFWSNDKLLCGRHFCQTKWPRCSGCDELIFSPSFRTGSDGRTFHHHHYCCWRCGTDLDTPCAC from the exons ATGAGCAGAAAAGAGAAG ACCAGAAAGGAGGGATGTCTGATATGTAAACAGAGTTGCCCTGGATACCAGCAACACCTCTGGAG GAAGGTGTGTGGGTGCGGCTGTAGTTGGGCAGACCACACCCCCAGCTGTGATGCTGAGGACGACCAGCGAATGGGACGCCTGCTGGCCGACTCGCCCTGCTCTCATTTGACGACCAAGGTGAAAGGGGGCGGCGGCCTGCGTGTGTACAAGAGGAACCGGATGATTGTGACCAATCCCGATGCAACACGCAAAGACCCCACCTTCGAGACCACCACCTACACCTGGTGCCCTGCGGGAGTCAGCCAGACCCTG gccctccAGTACATGACGTTGTTCCCAGAGGCACTAGGGGCccagtggggagaggagggctcCCTGGCCCGCAGGAGGCGCCTCCAGGTTCAGCTCCCCCCCTACGACGTGGACCCCATGCTCTGCAAGGGCCTGCTCTCCGACCaagag ATCTCCACCATGCTGCTGTTTGTCAGGGGCTACAAACAGGAAGTCCtcggggtgggggaggtggccTTGGCTGGAGGGGCCGACACTCTGGTGGAAGCTGCCACTCAGCGAGGGGCAAAGGAggccaaggagaaggagagcagcGATGGGATGGCTGAAGAAACTCAACAT GTGTGTGCTGGGTGTGGTGAGGGGGTTGCAGCCGACAGCCCAGCTGTTTTTGCCGAGCGTGCCGGTTACCATAGCAACCTGTGGCACCCTACCTGCTTCTGCTGCTCAGAGTGTTGTCAGGGGCTGGTGGATCTGGTGTACTTCTGGTCCAACGACAAGCTGCTCTGTGGTCGACACTTCTGTCAGACAAAATGGCCACGCTGCTCTGGGTGTgacgag TTGATCTTCAGTCCGTCATTCCGGACGGGGTCAGACGGACGGACATTTCATCACCATCACTACTGCTGCTGGCGCTGTGGAACCGACCTGGACACACCCTGTGCCTGCTAG